In Posidoniimonas polymericola, one genomic interval encodes:
- a CDS encoding DUF1553 domain-containing protein — protein MHHAASILVLACTCVTAVAAVAAEAIDFDTEVLPLLSKAGCNAASCHGSSAGQAGFRLSLFGGDPEFDHRSIAHEFEARRIDYPSPADSLLLAKPTGVLDHGGGEVLEVGGKTAQTIERWIKQGATRRESRTLKRIVVTPTSFETDQLPAEFQLHVLAQFDDRSERRVTADTVYVSQDDDAVQVDPAGRVAVRKPGQQTVIVRFADQVRAVTIVSPLGTTVPELPESSRSNWIDDEINAKLASLRLAPAATASDSEFLRRVSLDLTGRLQAPEVVEKFLADSNPNKRAELIDELLGSDEFIDYWTHRLATQLRVQTPGADTQAAGALYDWLRGQVADGVGWDHIAREIVLSTGDSHRVGAATVHRFFPTAREEAEYMSETLMGVRLRCANCHNHPLDLWTQDDYHGLAAVFAGLERGQVVRFRPGGEVTHPRTGDAAVAKLPGEGFLTREGDSRGAFADWLISRDNPYFARAMSGRVWEALMGRGLVTPVDDLRSTNPPTHPQLLDRLADDFATGGYRLRPLIRNICNSAAYQRGRHTGDTSSADDRFYSYSLPKPLSAEVLADAISDVTGVPDNYAGATRAINVVDRTVSAPKLEFLDQCLPGEACQGEQIATRGVAAQLHLMNGDLLNKKIQDPDGRLALLLQLESSTDQIVREFYLRALQRLPTDAELASWVEQVDSTDNEQLRATRLEDFLWALLNCHEFSTNN, from the coding sequence ATGCACCACGCCGCTTCCATCCTCGTACTCGCCTGCACTTGCGTCACCGCCGTGGCCGCCGTGGCCGCCGAGGCGATTGATTTCGATACGGAGGTCCTCCCCCTGCTCTCTAAGGCGGGCTGCAACGCCGCCAGTTGTCACGGCAGCTCGGCCGGCCAAGCCGGCTTTCGCCTCTCGCTTTTTGGCGGGGACCCGGAATTCGACCACCGCTCGATAGCCCATGAGTTTGAAGCCAGGCGGATCGACTACCCGTCGCCGGCCGACAGCCTGCTGCTCGCCAAACCAACCGGCGTGCTGGACCACGGCGGCGGTGAGGTGCTAGAAGTTGGCGGCAAGACCGCGCAAACCATCGAGCGATGGATCAAGCAAGGCGCAACGCGTCGCGAGTCGCGAACGCTTAAGCGTATCGTTGTCACGCCAACAAGTTTTGAAACGGACCAGTTGCCGGCGGAGTTTCAGCTCCACGTCTTGGCCCAATTCGACGACCGGAGCGAACGCCGTGTCACGGCAGACACGGTCTATGTCAGCCAAGACGACGATGCGGTACAGGTCGATCCGGCCGGGCGCGTTGCCGTGCGAAAGCCAGGGCAGCAAACGGTGATCGTCCGATTTGCCGATCAGGTGCGGGCCGTGACGATCGTTTCACCGCTCGGCACGACCGTGCCAGAATTGCCAGAATCGTCGCGGAGCAATTGGATCGACGACGAGATCAATGCCAAGCTGGCGTCCCTCCGCCTCGCTCCGGCTGCGACTGCCAGCGACAGCGAATTCCTGCGCCGGGTCTCGCTCGACCTCACCGGCCGCCTGCAGGCGCCTGAGGTTGTCGAGAAGTTCTTGGCCGATAGCAACCCAAACAAGCGAGCAGAGCTTATCGACGAGTTGCTCGGCTCTGACGAGTTTATCGACTACTGGACGCATCGCCTGGCGACGCAGCTACGGGTGCAAACGCCGGGCGCCGACACACAAGCGGCCGGAGCCCTCTACGATTGGCTGCGGGGGCAGGTTGCCGATGGCGTCGGATGGGACCATATCGCCCGCGAGATCGTCCTTTCAACCGGCGACTCGCATCGCGTCGGAGCGGCGACCGTCCATCGGTTCTTTCCGACTGCCCGGGAGGAGGCGGAGTACATGAGCGAAACGCTGATGGGCGTTCGCCTCCGCTGTGCGAACTGCCACAACCATCCGCTGGACCTCTGGACGCAGGACGACTACCACGGCCTCGCGGCAGTGTTCGCCGGGCTCGAACGGGGGCAGGTGGTGCGATTCCGTCCGGGGGGTGAAGTCACCCACCCCCGCACCGGCGATGCCGCGGTCGCAAAGTTGCCGGGCGAAGGTTTCTTGACTCGCGAGGGCGACTCCCGCGGAGCCTTCGCTGATTGGCTGATCAGTCGCGACAACCCCTATTTTGCCAGAGCCATGTCGGGGCGAGTTTGGGAGGCGCTGATGGGGCGCGGCCTCGTGACGCCGGTTGATGATTTGCGGTCGACCAATCCGCCCACCCACCCCCAGCTTCTCGATCGCCTGGCCGACGACTTCGCCACGGGAGGTTATCGGCTCCGGCCGCTCATCCGCAATATCTGCAATTCGGCTGCTTACCAGCGAGGTCGCCACACCGGCGATACCAGCTCGGCAGACGACCGATTCTACTCGTATTCGCTTCCAAAACCGCTTTCGGCCGAGGTGCTCGCCGATGCGATCAGCGACGTGACCGGTGTGCCCGACAACTACGCCGGCGCCACGCGGGCCATCAACGTGGTCGATCGAACCGTCTCCGCCCCCAAGCTCGAATTCCTTGACCAATGCCTGCCAGGCGAAGCGTGCCAAGGCGAGCAAATCGCTACCCGGGGAGTCGCCGCTCAATTGCACTTGATGAATGGCGATCTCTTGAACAAGAAAATCCAAGACCCCGATGGTCGACTCGCCTTACTATTGCAGTTGGAGAGCTCGACAGACCAGATCGTCCGAGAGTTTTACCTACGCGCGCTCCAACGGTTACCGACCGACGCCGAGCTAGCCAGCTGGGTTGAGCAGGTCGACTCGACTGACAACGAACAACTGCGAGCCACGCGGCTCGAAGACTTTCTCTGGGCACTGCTGAATTGCCATGAATTCTCCACGAACAACTAG
- a CDS encoding AIM24 family protein, translating to MNRYTLDDFLASTSETDRGQGLFEFETERMLEVNLNGSVWIKMGAMVAYNGSVRFTREGILDQGIGNLFKKSISGEGCRLTKAEGAGRVYLADSAKKITVLTLQSEAIYVNGNDVLAFETSLSNKIHMMKRLTGVLAGGLFNVRLEGTGLLAITSHYDPLTLRVSPGQPVFTDPNATVAWSGNLQPDLKTDVSFKTFLGRGSGESFQMKFEGDGFVVVQPYEEVAMQHGA from the coding sequence ATGAACCGCTACACGCTCGACGACTTCCTCGCCAGCACCAGCGAGACCGACCGCGGCCAAGGCCTGTTCGAGTTCGAGACCGAGCGGATGCTCGAGGTCAACCTGAACGGCTCGGTCTGGATCAAGATGGGCGCGATGGTCGCTTACAACGGCAGCGTCCGGTTCACGCGAGAGGGGATCCTCGACCAGGGCATTGGCAACCTGTTTAAGAAGTCGATCAGCGGCGAGGGCTGCCGCCTCACCAAGGCCGAGGGCGCCGGGCGGGTCTACCTGGCCGACAGCGCCAAAAAGATCACCGTGCTGACGCTCCAGAGCGAGGCAATCTATGTCAACGGCAACGACGTGCTTGCCTTCGAGACCTCGCTCTCCAACAAGATCCACATGATGAAGCGGCTCACGGGCGTGCTGGCCGGCGGGCTGTTCAACGTCCGGCTCGAGGGGACCGGACTGCTGGCGATCACCTCGCACTACGACCCGCTGACGCTCCGCGTCTCGCCCGGCCAGCCGGTGTTCACCGACCCCAACGCCACGGTCGCGTGGTCGGGCAACCTGCAGCCGGACCTGAAGACGGACGTCTCGTTCAAGACGTTCCTGGGCCGCGGCAGCGGCGAGTCGTTCCAGATGAAGTTCGAGGGCGACGGCTTTGTGGTGGTTCAGCCGTATGAAGAGGTCGCGATGCAGCACGGGGCGTAG